Proteins encoded within one genomic window of Xylophilus sp. GOD-11R:
- a CDS encoding DUF637 domain-containing protein, which produces MNKQLHRIIFNAARGQHMAVAETAPSHQSPGTRSSTSRPAVLAVCLLVLPAQAQITADPAAPGGQRPTVLLAPNGVPLVNIQTPSAAGVSRNTYGRFDVGTPGAILNNSRTNTQTQLGGWVQGNPWLAGGGARVILNEVHSGAPSRLRGPIEVAGQRAEVIVANPAGISVDGAGFINASRVTLTTGVPVFSGGDLESFRVRQGTVTVEGLGLDAGSADYAAILARSVAINAGLWARNLTVAAGAHDASPDAASITSAVGTPADKPTFALDVAALGGMYANKIWLIGTEAGLGVRSAGGLSAGGDLVVTADGRLEIGGTVQAKGSARLASTSGDVATTGTVSADLLAIDSARDIVNTGTLSATRLALHAGQDIDNRGGTLRQTGAAELQVDAGVLDNTAGTIGPRPPAASPSTGQPPATEPAPAPVSPSDPATPPATPVTPATPASDGTTLQPAVDRTPGTIAAAGTLRNSRGTIQGDGGIALGTTHLDNEGGFASVQRIAPPLRSLANRHGTLNVAGALVVDAASLDNREGRLQAGSLAIATSGDIDNTAGSIVAREGARLDVGRDIRNDAGTVQAGTTLQLTAGSAVTSRAGTLQAVGAGSSLQLQAKAIDATGGRIVNTGSGAARIAADRTLTLDDDAVVAAGGTLALAADSIRMGAGSAVSSASAMTVQADTALHNAGIVGTTSHSHAALTVQAGALDNRGGRLQSDGDLRIATTGAIDNRTGVLRSGADLALQAGGDIANQGGAIEVIAERAALTVRSGARLDNDGGHLTHNGSGASEVQARAIDNGSGAIVVAGALTLAADRIDNAVGGTLVAGAALDLQARERLVNRGLVSSGGRLGIDAAGAALDNHAGRITAAGGTHIAADRIDNTGGVLATTVGSRGALKLQTTRLENGGGTVSADGALHITLAGDALTEGLLHAGTDLDLAVQGRLTNAGTLEAGSTLRGMATALENRTGARMRADSVELQADRAIDNAGEIQGEAVALQADAITNTGAITGGDVRLQARTIANVGDPALVGATRTVSLWAGERVDNLDGATVYSAGDVRIGAAPPDDDAPAGQTGVFLNRGATVEAGRHVDIAADTLQNRRSVAIDTVQVLAEDHTLTMPDWWHNGSANPGSYAGAVNGTNFSAYEVFYLDPADIVENSSFITPDGQRVGRAVVRTHADDTLYFSAHAGRNGAYGHRERLTASDGTRVVYYQERSDGVANPDQVAGAADTAIWPAQRVITDWDTAVPVDAAYGRCSTACVMLVAPFQYTDPTTTILRDSQRVIAPDHHLSELRRDVTTTVTEDRASLGTPARILAGGDMRLDLGSRLENHHGDILAAGRLDILEATPGAVQVDNVSTTLYRRYGFDGTSTLANGNSIAYHAPEIAEVIGSTGGAMSGAQGVSITARTVRNTDLAAGTAANIVDEVRLASGNQLPQGSAVAADARQAFPATEASAPGALFRAQPANGVPYLFETRPEFASYRRWLASDYLLDALGLDPARMQKRIGDGFYEQRLINEQVARLTGRRRLDGYASDEAQFLALMDAGATYARQFGLAPGVALSADQMARLTSDIVWLQTETVTLADGNTQQVLVPRVYLAHVGPDRLRPEGALITGREIDIEADDIVNRGGTIGGADTRRATLVASADIVNQGGAVQAALLGLKAAGDIRNESLTSTQQWQQASGPAGTSQSATSASNTGRLLAGQALVVDAGRDFVDTGGQIRSGGSAAIRAGRDVVLDAQVTGAEQSDRVGNATHDRATADVRGSRIDVAGDLVVVAERDIRGEAAAIRSGGDTLLHAGNDIQLGSATETRESAMETDADNHLLERTTHQVASSVKAGGHLALQALNDIHAPGVQLDAGQNLTVIAAHDVVLEAARDSTELDQASRTSGGIVNRTETDTRQQASSTARVAGLSGDQVTVRGGRDVLLEGAQIDGEHGALVFADRALVAGAAYSTENLAESRSRTTNVLGRRGVATESTHDRVTAQGSSITSAHGDATAYGAVSAVGEGVRVAAPEGQATFGGGTVDLHAAVTSDSTSSSRKEYGIDIGAHMLGNIVPSQGAGHKLTDTAAVSATTLLRNRISGADVYVGATQGDVHIAGTDIATPGDLTFSAPHGRVFLDGQQTAAETAAHHLESDVFYQRAKGAGGVEQTTQYNRLDAGRIVYDTPGVAAQVGSKDSVEELAKQPGMAWIGALANDPALAGRVDWTRLQDTSQHWDYRQQGLTQAGAAVLTAVVMYVTYGAASGLGAAAGNAAAVGAGEGVALAGGGAFLTGTGAAMAGVVAGATTAAFSALAAQAAIAVANNPTDPGKALEQLGSSANVRGLVAAMLTGGALAGLNLVPTGAPTPGAGSQAFVNQLGQNLQAGLARAVVNTAVFGGSLEDHLKASLQSALLDTVAAQTAFAIGDMNLDGFSGSVAHAMAGCAVGAARSGGSCEAGALGAVVGEISGEQFGFDDNGNLRPGAIEMASMLGAVAAAMAGMDGDQINLASGAAGNAAANNALSHFVDKALGKLRSTLQALELRPLADSQKAISDYLDSAAARGGLNDKEIAALGALYALNEALFPTSMLDVAGPIGRAVRRAGGLIKAGAKAEDAAAVAIKEVKSGTYVPTVNAVGNMKEFLKSPGFGSELAENSTRTNRIYDGQTIFRATEDIRNIPKGSYFYLDGLHKDHLEVFDSNGKFDLAVNLDGSINVPKTSAGNGRRI; this is translated from the coding sequence GTGAACAAGCAACTTCACCGCATCATCTTCAACGCAGCGCGTGGCCAGCACATGGCGGTGGCCGAAACCGCACCCTCCCACCAAAGCCCGGGTACACGCTCCTCGACCAGTCGGCCCGCCGTGCTCGCCGTCTGCCTGCTGGTGTTGCCCGCCCAGGCGCAGATCACCGCCGACCCAGCGGCCCCGGGCGGCCAGCGCCCCACCGTGCTGCTCGCGCCCAACGGTGTGCCGCTGGTCAACATCCAGACGCCCTCGGCCGCCGGCGTCAGCCGCAACACCTACGGCCGCTTCGATGTCGGCACGCCCGGCGCGATCCTCAACAACAGCCGCACCAACACACAGACCCAGCTCGGCGGCTGGGTGCAGGGCAACCCCTGGCTGGCCGGCGGCGGCGCGCGGGTCATCCTCAACGAGGTCCACTCCGGCGCCCCGAGCCGACTGCGCGGGCCGATCGAGGTCGCCGGCCAGCGCGCCGAGGTGATCGTGGCCAATCCGGCCGGCATCTCGGTCGACGGCGCGGGCTTCATCAACGCCAGCCGGGTAACGCTGACGACCGGGGTTCCGGTGTTCTCCGGCGGCGACCTCGAATCGTTTCGCGTGCGGCAGGGCACCGTCACGGTCGAAGGGCTGGGGCTCGATGCCGGCTCGGCCGACTACGCCGCGATCCTGGCGCGTTCGGTGGCGATCAACGCCGGACTGTGGGCCCGGAACCTGACGGTGGCCGCCGGTGCGCACGACGCGTCGCCCGATGCCGCCTCCATCACGTCCGCCGTCGGCACACCGGCCGACAAACCCACCTTCGCCCTCGACGTGGCCGCGCTCGGCGGCATGTACGCCAACAAGATCTGGCTGATCGGCACCGAGGCCGGATTGGGCGTGCGCAGCGCAGGCGGGCTGTCTGCAGGGGGCGACCTGGTGGTGACGGCCGACGGGCGGCTGGAGATCGGCGGCACCGTGCAGGCCAAAGGCAGCGCTCGGCTGGCCAGCACCTCGGGCGACGTCGCTACCACGGGCACCGTGTCGGCCGACCTGCTGGCCATCGACAGCGCCCGTGACATCGTCAACACCGGCACCCTCTCGGCCACACGACTCGCGCTGCATGCCGGGCAGGACATCGACAACCGGGGCGGCACCCTGCGCCAGACCGGGGCGGCCGAACTGCAGGTCGACGCCGGCGTGCTCGACAACACCGCCGGCACCATCGGACCACGACCGCCCGCCGCCAGCCCGTCCACCGGGCAGCCGCCTGCTACCGAGCCCGCGCCAGCGCCGGTCTCGCCGAGCGATCCGGCCACACCGCCTGCCACGCCGGTCACGCCTGCCACGCCGGCAAGCGACGGCACCACACTACAGCCCGCCGTCGACCGCACCCCCGGCACCATCGCCGCCGCCGGCACCCTGCGCAACAGTCGCGGCACCATCCAGGGCGACGGCGGCATCGCGCTCGGCACCACCCATCTCGACAACGAAGGAGGCTTCGCCTCGGTCCAGCGCATCGCCCCGCCGCTGCGCTCGCTCGCCAACCGGCATGGCACCCTGAACGTGGCCGGGGCGCTGGTCGTCGACGCCGCATCGCTCGACAACCGCGAGGGCCGGCTCCAGGCCGGATCGCTCGCCATCGCGACCAGCGGCGACATCGACAACACGGCCGGCAGCATCGTGGCCCGCGAAGGCGCGCGGCTCGACGTCGGTCGCGACATCCGCAACGACGCCGGCACGGTGCAGGCCGGCACCACCCTGCAACTGACCGCCGGCAGCGCCGTCACCAGCCGCGCCGGCACGCTGCAGGCCGTCGGGGCCGGGTCGTCCCTGCAACTGCAAGCGAAAGCAATCGACGCCACCGGCGGGCGCATCGTCAACACGGGCAGCGGTGCGGCCCGCATCGCCGCCGACCGCACGTTGACGCTCGACGACGACGCCGTCGTCGCCGCCGGCGGCACGCTGGCATTGGCGGCCGACAGCATCCGCATGGGCGCGGGCTCGGCCGTTTCGTCGGCATCGGCGATGACGGTGCAGGCCGACACCGCGCTGCACAACGCCGGGATCGTCGGCACCACATCGCACTCCCACGCGGCCCTGACCGTGCAGGCCGGCGCGCTCGACAACCGGGGCGGACGGCTGCAGTCCGACGGCGACCTGCGCATCGCCACCACCGGCGCCATCGACAACCGTACCGGTGTGCTGCGCTCCGGTGCGGACCTCGCCCTGCAGGCCGGCGGCGACATCGCCAACCAGGGCGGCGCGATCGAGGTGATCGCCGAGCGCGCGGCGCTGACGGTGCGCAGCGGCGCGCGCCTCGACAACGACGGCGGCCACCTCACCCACAACGGCAGCGGCGCCAGCGAAGTGCAGGCCCGCGCCATCGACAACGGCAGCGGCGCCATCGTGGTCGCCGGTGCGCTGACCCTGGCCGCCGACCGTATCGACAACGCGGTCGGCGGCACGCTCGTCGCCGGCGCCGCGCTGGACCTGCAGGCCCGCGAGCGCCTCGTCAACCGAGGCCTGGTCAGCAGCGGCGGCCGGCTGGGCATCGACGCCGCAGGTGCCGCGCTCGACAACCACGCCGGCCGCATCACCGCCGCTGGCGGCACGCACATTGCCGCCGACCGCATCGACAACACCGGCGGCGTGCTGGCCACCACCGTCGGCTCGCGCGGCGCGCTGAAACTGCAGACGACCAGGCTGGAAAACGGCGGCGGCACCGTGTCGGCTGACGGCGCACTGCACATCACGCTCGCGGGCGACGCCCTCACCGAAGGCCTGCTGCACGCCGGCACCGACCTCGACCTGGCGGTCCAGGGCCGTCTCACCAACGCCGGCACGCTGGAAGCCGGGTCCACGCTGCGCGGCATGGCCACCGCCCTCGAAAACCGCACCGGTGCGCGCATGCGGGCCGACTCGGTCGAACTGCAGGCCGACCGGGCCATCGACAACGCCGGCGAGATCCAGGGCGAGGCCGTGGCCCTGCAGGCCGACGCCATCACCAACACCGGCGCCATCACCGGCGGCGATGTGCGCCTGCAGGCGCGCACCATCGCCAACGTCGGCGACCCCGCCCTCGTCGGCGCCACCCGCACCGTGTCGCTGTGGGCCGGCGAGCGGGTCGACAACCTCGACGGCGCCACCGTCTACAGCGCGGGCGACGTGCGCATCGGCGCCGCCCCACCCGACGACGACGCCCCGGCCGGCCAGACCGGCGTCTTCCTGAACCGGGGCGCCACGGTGGAAGCCGGCCGCCACGTCGACATCGCCGCCGACACGCTGCAGAACCGGCGCAGCGTCGCCATCGACACGGTGCAGGTCCTGGCCGAGGACCACACCCTCACCATGCCCGACTGGTGGCACAACGGCTCGGCCAACCCGGGCAGCTACGCCGGCGCGGTGAACGGCACCAATTTCTCGGCCTACGAGGTCTTCTACCTCGACCCGGCCGACATCGTGGAGAACAGCAGCTTCATCACGCCCGACGGCCAGCGCGTCGGCCGCGCGGTGGTGCGCACCCATGCCGACGACACCCTTTACTTCAGCGCCCATGCGGGGCGCAACGGCGCCTATGGCCACCGCGAGCGCCTCACCGCCAGCGACGGCACCCGCGTCGTCTACTACCAGGAGCGCAGCGACGGCGTCGCCAACCCCGACCAGGTGGCAGGCGCCGCCGACACCGCCATCTGGCCGGCCCAGCGGGTCATCACCGACTGGGACACCGCCGTGCCGGTCGATGCCGCCTACGGCCGTTGCAGCACCGCCTGCGTGATGCTGGTCGCGCCCTTTCAGTACACCGACCCTACCACCACCATCCTGCGCGACAGCCAGCGGGTCATCGCGCCCGACCACCATCTGTCCGAACTGCGGCGCGACGTCACCACCACGGTGACCGAAGACCGCGCCAGCCTCGGCACCCCGGCGCGCATCCTCGCCGGCGGCGACATGCGGCTCGACCTCGGCAGCCGCCTCGAAAACCACCACGGCGACATCCTGGCCGCCGGCCGGCTCGACATCCTCGAGGCGACACCCGGCGCCGTGCAGGTCGACAACGTCTCCACCACGCTCTACCGCCGCTACGGGTTCGACGGCACTTCCACGCTCGCCAACGGCAACAGCATCGCCTACCACGCGCCCGAGATCGCCGAGGTGATCGGCAGCACCGGCGGCGCGATGTCCGGCGCGCAGGGCGTGTCGATCACCGCGCGCACGGTGCGCAACACCGACCTGGCGGCCGGCACCGCCGCCAACATCGTGGACGAGGTGCGACTGGCCTCCGGCAACCAACTCCCCCAGGGCTCCGCCGTGGCCGCCGACGCGCGCCAGGCCTTTCCCGCCACCGAGGCCTCGGCGCCGGGCGCGCTGTTCCGCGCGCAGCCGGCCAACGGCGTGCCCTATCTGTTCGAAACACGTCCGGAGTTCGCCAGCTACCGACGGTGGCTCGCCAGCGACTACCTGCTCGACGCGCTGGGGCTGGACCCGGCACGCATGCAAAAACGCATCGGCGACGGCTTCTACGAACAACGCCTCATCAACGAACAGGTCGCCCGGCTCACCGGTCGCCGCCGCCTCGACGGCTACGCCAGCGACGAGGCGCAGTTCCTGGCGCTGATGGACGCCGGCGCCACCTACGCCCGGCAGTTCGGCCTGGCGCCCGGCGTGGCGCTATCGGCCGATCAGATGGCGCGACTCACCAGCGACATCGTCTGGCTGCAGACCGAAACCGTCACCCTGGCCGACGGCAACACCCAGCAGGTGCTGGTGCCGCGCGTGTACCTGGCCCACGTCGGCCCGGACAGGCTGCGCCCCGAAGGCGCGCTCATCACCGGGCGGGAGATCGACATCGAGGCCGACGACATCGTCAACCGCGGCGGCACCATCGGCGGCGCCGACACCCGCCGCGCCACCCTGGTCGCCAGTGCCGACATCGTGAACCAGGGCGGCGCGGTGCAGGCGGCCCTGCTCGGCCTGAAGGCCGCCGGCGACATCCGCAACGAGAGCCTGACCTCCACCCAGCAGTGGCAGCAGGCGTCCGGCCCGGCCGGTACGAGCCAGAGCGCCACCAGCGCGTCGAACACCGGCCGACTCCTGGCCGGACAGGCGCTGGTGGTCGACGCCGGGCGCGACTTCGTCGACACCGGCGGGCAGATCCGCTCCGGCGGCAGCGCCGCCATCCGCGCCGGACGCGACGTCGTGCTCGACGCCCAGGTCACCGGAGCCGAACAAAGCGACCGTGTCGGCAACGCCACCCACGACCGCGCCACCGCCGACGTGCGAGGCAGCCGAATCGACGTGGCCGGCGACCTCGTCGTTGTCGCCGAGCGCGATATCCGGGGCGAAGCCGCAGCCATCCGCTCCGGAGGCGACACGCTGCTGCATGCCGGCAACGACATCCAGCTCGGCAGCGCCACCGAAACGCGCGAATCCGCCATGGAGACCGATGCCGACAACCATCTCCTTGAACGCACCACGCACCAGGTCGCCAGCAGCGTGAAGGCCGGCGGCCACCTCGCCCTGCAGGCGCTCAACGACATCCACGCCCCCGGCGTGCAGCTCGACGCCGGCCAGAACCTGACCGTGATCGCCGCGCACGACGTGGTGCTGGAGGCCGCCCGCGACAGCACCGAGCTCGACCAGGCCAGCCGCACCAGCGGCGGCATCGTCAATCGCACCGAAACCGATACCCGCCAGCAGGCGTCCAGCACCGCCCGGGTGGCCGGGCTCAGCGGCGACCAGGTCACCGTGCGTGGCGGGCGCGACGTGCTGCTGGAAGGCGCGCAGATCGATGGCGAGCACGGCGCGCTGGTCTTCGCCGACCGCGCCCTCGTCGCCGGCGCCGCCTACAGCACCGAAAACCTCGCCGAGTCGCGCAGCCGCACCACCAACGTGCTCGGCCGGCGCGGTGTCGCCACCGAAAGCACCCACGACCGTGTCACTGCGCAGGGCAGCAGCATCACCAGCGCGCACGGCGACGCCACGGCGTACGGCGCGGTCAGCGCGGTCGGCGAAGGCGTGCGTGTCGCCGCACCCGAAGGCCAGGCCACCTTCGGCGGCGGCACGGTCGACCTGCACGCCGCCGTCACCAGCGACAGCACCAGCAGCTCGCGCAAGGAATACGGCATCGACATCGGCGCCCACATGCTCGGCAACATCGTGCCCAGCCAGGGCGCGGGCCACAAGCTGACCGACACCGCAGCCGTCAGCGCCACCACCCTGCTGCGCAACCGGATCAGCGGCGCCGACGTGTACGTGGGCGCCACCCAGGGCGATGTCCACATCGCCGGCACCGACATCGCCACGCCCGGCGACCTGACCTTCTCCGCACCCCACGGTCGCGTCTTCCTCGACGGCCAGCAAACCGCCGCCGAGACCGCCGCCCACCATTTGGAAAGCGATGTCTTCTACCAACGCGCCAAGGGCGCAGGCGGCGTCGAGCAGACCACCCAGTACAACCGCCTCGACGCCGGTCGCATCGTCTACGACACCCCCGGCGTCGCCGCCCAGGTCGGCAGCAAGGACAGCGTCGAGGAATTGGCGAAGCAGCCCGGCATGGCCTGGATCGGCGCCCTCGCCAACGACCCGGCCCTGGCCGGGCGCGTCGACTGGACCCGCCTGCAGGACACCAGCCAGCACTGGGACTACCGCCAGCAAGGCCTGACCCAGGCCGGCGCCGCGGTGCTGACCGCCGTGGTCATGTACGTCACCTACGGTGCGGCCAGCGGACTCGGCGCTGCGGCCGGCAACGCGGCGGCCGTCGGTGCCGGCGAGGGCGTGGCGCTGGCGGGCGGCGGTGCGTTTCTCACCGGCACGGGCGCCGCCATGGCGGGCGTCGTGGCCGGTGCGACCACCGCCGCCTTCTCCGCCCTGGCCGCCCAGGCCGCGATCGCCGTCGCCAACAACCCTACCGATCCCGGCAAGGCATTGGAGCAACTGGGCAGCAGCGCCAACGTGCGCGGCCTGGTCGCCGCCATGCTCACCGGCGGCGCCCTGGCCGGTTTGAACCTCGTACCCACCGGTGCACCAACGCCCGGCGCCGGGTCACAGGCCTTCGTCAACCAGCTCGGCCAGAACCTGCAGGCCGGGCTGGCGCGGGCGGTGGTGAACACGGCGGTGTTCGGTGGGAGTCTGGAGGACCACCTCAAGGCTAGCCTGCAATCGGCCTTGCTCGATACGGTCGCCGCCCAGACCGCGTTCGCCATCGGCGACATGAACCTCGATGGTTTCAGCGGTTCCGTCGCCCATGCCATGGCCGGATGCGCCGTTGGCGCAGCGCGCTCGGGTGGCAGTTGCGAGGCCGGCGCGCTCGGCGCGGTCGTCGGCGAGATCAGCGGCGAACAGTTCGGCTTCGACGACAACGGCAACCTCCGACCGGGCGCCATCGAGATGGCCTCGATGCTCGGCGCCGTGGCTGCCGCGATGGCGGGCATGGACGGGGACCAAATCAACCTGGCGTCGGGCGCTGCCGGCAATGCTGCAGCCAACAACGCGCTGTCCCACTTCGTCGACAAGGCGCTGGGCAAGCTACGGTCGACGCTCCAGGCACTCGAACTCCGGCCGCTGGCGGATTCGCAGAAGGCGATTTCCGACTACCTCGACAGTGCGGCTGCTCGCGGCGGATTGAACGACAAGGAGATCGCAGCGCTTGGGGCGCTGTATGCGCTGAATGAGGCGCTGTTTCCGACGAGCATGCTGGATGTGGCCGGGCCGATCGGGCGGGCTGTCCGTCGGGCGGGTGGGTTGATCAAGGCGGGGGCGAAGGCGGAGGATGCGGCTGCCGTTGCGATCAAGGAAGTTAAGTCGGGAACTTACGTTCCCACTGTCAATGCGGTCGGAAATATGAAGGAGTTCCTGAAATCACCGGGGTTTGGTAGCGAACTGGCCGAAAATTCCACACGTACGAATAGGATATACGACGGGCAGACGATTTTTAGGGCAACTGAGGACATTAGGAATATTCCCAAAGGCAGTTACTTCTATCTTGACGGATTGCATAAAGATCACTTGGAAGTATTTGACTCAAACGGAAAATTTGACCTTGCCGTAAACTTAGATGGATCCATTAATGTACCCAAAACATCGGCCGGAAATGGAAGGAGGATATGA
- the imm45 gene encoding Imm45 family immunity protein: protein MARKKQPTIVHDKAWVTLMAAAEPYISRGAVFRCHDAKWPYESIVDFMLILDTGSPSGFALIVATGYKSGHVVRCLPSEARTKEAAYAISREWLQKNWNEWIYEECDLNKVLITNHYSIGM from the coding sequence ATGGCTAGAAAAAAACAACCGACAATAGTCCATGATAAAGCTTGGGTCACCCTCATGGCGGCAGCTGAGCCGTATATTTCCCGTGGTGCCGTTTTTAGATGCCATGACGCCAAGTGGCCTTACGAATCAATTGTCGATTTTATGCTTATTCTTGATACAGGTTCGCCGAGCGGCTTTGCATTGATAGTTGCGACTGGCTACAAATCCGGGCATGTTGTCCGTTGCTTACCGAGCGAAGCTCGCACCAAAGAAGCTGCTTACGCCATTTCGAGAGAATGGCTACAAAAAAACTGGAATGAATGGATTTACGAAGAGTGTGACTTAAATAAAGTTTTGATCACCAATCACTACTCCATCGGCATGTGA
- a CDS encoding alpha/beta hydrolase: protein MTSTLPVSLDARPVAFDHAHGSLFGWYHPPAAPDGGSRDCLVVLCNPIGYDAICTHRHYRELAMRLAFDGFAVLRYDHHGTGDSAGTDEYPARVPAWLHGVSAATEFGQQASGASRVALFGVRMGGTLALAAAATAGAAASRADSIVAWAPFTSGRLYLREMLAMRRMRNADGSAERHAAFGEDSPGEEAGGYLLTPESIEALTELDLTALATADNLAGRHVLLLARDDIPQNDKLSRHLDGIGCQVTQSAVGGYAAMMRDTFDAIVPDEALTQVRDWLEARYPMQGERAHASVDTDGVVPVDDGRVPVRDTPVRFGAHGNLFGILSAPVEPHATRGKTAVLFVTTGSNHHIGPNRMNVHEGRTLAARGFLALRMDIGGVGDSPASPGQRDNHLFARHSIDEVHDAIAFLKALGVEHVVLVGMCSGAYLSFRGAIAEPAVTSIVMINPQSYNWREGDSLEARRRKGIRSLRFYRERAFDRKTWSRMVRGKVDVKRIAFGVANVMRKRVASRIGSIARGGQTVPLSQLQESTDVLALFKGLLHRGVNVVMLFSANDGGLDEVEIHLGEGAAKLQREPKFHFHLVDGADHTFTPLWAQRRVSELLVRHVEQAYG, encoded by the coding sequence ATGACCAGCACGCTCCCCGTATCCCTGGACGCCCGTCCGGTCGCCTTCGACCATGCGCACGGCAGCCTGTTCGGCTGGTACCACCCGCCCGCCGCGCCCGACGGCGGCAGCCGCGACTGCCTGGTCGTGCTCTGCAACCCGATCGGCTACGACGCCATCTGCACCCATCGCCACTACCGCGAACTGGCCATGCGCCTGGCCTTCGACGGCTTCGCGGTGCTGCGCTACGACCACCACGGCACCGGCGACTCCGCCGGCACCGACGAATACCCGGCGCGCGTGCCGGCCTGGCTGCACGGCGTTTCCGCCGCGACCGAATTCGGCCAGCAGGCCAGCGGCGCGAGCCGGGTCGCGCTGTTCGGTGTGCGCATGGGCGGCACCCTGGCGCTGGCCGCCGCCGCGACTGCCGGTGCGGCCGCCTCGCGCGCCGACAGCATCGTCGCCTGGGCGCCCTTCACCTCGGGCCGGCTCTACCTGCGCGAAATGCTCGCCATGCGCCGCATGCGCAACGCCGACGGCAGCGCCGAGCGGCACGCTGCCTTTGGCGAAGACTCACCCGGCGAAGAAGCCGGCGGCTACCTGCTCACGCCCGAATCCATCGAAGCCCTGACCGAGCTCGATCTCACCGCCCTCGCCACCGCCGACAACCTGGCCGGGCGCCATGTGCTGCTGCTGGCGCGCGACGACATTCCGCAGAACGACAAGCTCTCGCGTCACCTCGACGGCATCGGCTGCCAGGTCACGCAGAGCGCCGTCGGCGGCTACGCGGCCATGATGCGCGACACCTTCGACGCCATCGTTCCGGACGAGGCGCTGACCCAGGTCCGCGACTGGCTGGAGGCGCGCTACCCGATGCAGGGCGAGCGCGCGCACGCCAGCGTCGACACCGACGGCGTGGTGCCGGTCGACGACGGCCGCGTGCCGGTGCGAGACACCCCGGTGCGCTTCGGTGCGCACGGCAACCTGTTCGGCATCCTGTCCGCGCCCGTCGAGCCGCACGCCACGCGCGGCAAGACCGCGGTGCTCTTCGTCACCACCGGCTCCAACCACCACATCGGCCCCAACCGCATGAACGTGCACGAGGGCCGGACGCTGGCGGCGCGGGGGTTCCTCGCGCTGCGCATGGACATCGGCGGCGTCGGTGACAGTCCGGCCTCGCCTGGCCAGCGCGACAACCACCTGTTCGCGCGCCATTCCATCGACGAGGTGCACGACGCCATCGCCTTCCTGAAAGCGCTGGGCGTGGAACACGTGGTGCTGGTGGGCATGTGCTCGGGCGCCTACCTGTCGTTCCGCGGCGCCATCGCCGAGCCGGCGGTCACCAGCATCGTGATGATCAACCCGCAGAGCTACAACTGGCGCGAGGGCGATTCACTGGAAGCGCGCCGCCGCAAGGGCATCCGCTCGCTGCGCTTCTACCGGGAGCGTGCGTTCGATCGCAAGACCTGGAGCCGTATGGTGCGCGGCAAGGTCGACGTGAAGCGCATCGCCTTCGGTGTGGCCAACGTGATGCGCAAACGCGTCGCCAGCCGCATCGGCTCCATCGCCCGGGGCGGACAGACGGTTCCCTTGAGCCAGCTGCAGGAGTCGACCGACGTGCTGGCCTTGTTCAAGGGGCTGCTGCATCGCGGGGTGAACGTGGTGATGCTGTTCAGCGCCAACGACGGCGGGTTGGACGAGGTGGAGATCCACCTCGGTGAGGGCGCGGCCAAGTTGCAGCGGGAGCCGAAGTTTCATTTTCACTTGGTCGACGGGGCGGACCATACATTCACGCCGCTGTGGGCGCAGCGGCGGGTGAGTGAGCTGCTGGTGAGGCATGTGGAGCAGGCTTACGGGTAG